From one Streptomyces sp. N50 genomic stretch:
- a CDS encoding SDR family oxidoreductase, with protein MRVFVTGATGFVGSAVVRELLDNGHQVLGLARSDASAERLAATGAEVHRGSLEDLDALREGASASDGVIHTGFIHDFSNYAACVAIDLSAVKALTETLAGSDRPLVISSVMSHGRTENDVPDPTARPDLLRLPAEVTALTAAARGVRSSVIRLPQVHGEGDHAFVPGVIGIARAKGVSAYPGEGTNAWAAVHRDDAAVLFRLALENAPAGTVLHAVDDEGVPVREIAEVIGKRLDLPVKSVPVEEAGAHFGWLGHFYASDLVGTSTVTRERFGWTPTRIGLLADLDNDYYFEVNQPS; from the coding sequence ATGCGTGTTTTCGTCACCGGAGCGACCGGATTCGTGGGCAGTGCGGTCGTCCGCGAACTGCTCGACAACGGCCACCAGGTGCTGGGCCTGGCGCGTTCCGACGCGTCGGCCGAACGGCTCGCGGCGACCGGGGCGGAGGTGCACCGGGGTTCGCTGGAGGACCTGGACGCCCTCCGCGAGGGTGCGTCAGCGTCCGACGGCGTGATCCACACCGGTTTCATCCACGACTTCTCGAACTACGCGGCCTGCGTGGCGATCGACCTGAGCGCGGTGAAGGCCCTCACGGAGACCCTCGCGGGCTCCGACCGCCCCCTCGTCATCAGCTCCGTGATGAGCCACGGCCGCACCGAGAACGACGTGCCCGACCCCACCGCCCGCCCCGACCTCCTCCGCCTCCCGGCCGAGGTGACGGCCCTGACGGCGGCGGCACGGGGCGTCCGTTCGTCGGTCATCCGGCTCCCCCAGGTGCACGGCGAGGGCGATCACGCCTTCGTCCCAGGCGTGATCGGCATCGCCCGAGCCAAGGGCGTCTCCGCGTACCCCGGCGAGGGCACGAACGCCTGGGCCGCCGTCCATCGCGATGACGCGGCAGTCCTCTTCCGGCTGGCCCTGGAGAACGCCCCCGCGGGCACGGTCCTGCACGCCGTCGACGACGAGGGCGTACCCGTACGGGAGATCGCCGAGGTCATCGGCAAGCGGCTGGACCTACCGGTGAAGAGCGTGCCGGTAGAGGAGGCCGGGGCCCACTTCGGCTGGCTGGGCCACTTCTACGCGTCCGACCTGGTCGGCACGAGCACGGTGACCCGGGAGCGGTTCGGTTGGACCCCGACCCGGATCGGCCTGCTCGCGGACCTCGACAACGACTACTACTTCGAGGTCAACCAGCCGTCGTAG
- a CDS encoding helix-turn-helix transcriptional regulator codes for MHIATLDPGASALDYYGYELRRYREAAGLTQRQLGVIINYTGSMIGQIETAKKLPSLEFSRAVDAALNTGGLLTRLLDLVLRSQLPAWFQQVAELQARAVDICSFEAQMIHGLLQTEEYARAVLGTLDKTNLDDRTAVRMARQRIFEKNEPPVFWAILSEAALYLEIGGRKTMRNQLARLLTYEDDPRVNIQILPHSAGAHAGLTGSYDLYRFPSDPPIVYTEGYGSAHPTANPDTVRDCSLRYDHLQAAALSLRDSAELIRRVMEERYGEQRDADDRDSVAEVQLQQ; via the coding sequence GTGCACATCGCCACGCTTGATCCGGGAGCTTCGGCACTGGACTACTACGGCTACGAGTTGCGCCGCTATCGAGAAGCGGCCGGTCTGACGCAGCGGCAGCTCGGCGTCATCATCAACTACACCGGGTCGATGATCGGCCAGATCGAGACCGCGAAGAAGTTGCCCTCACTGGAGTTCAGCAGGGCGGTCGACGCGGCCCTCAACACGGGTGGGTTGCTGACCCGGTTGCTTGATCTGGTGCTGCGCAGTCAACTACCCGCTTGGTTCCAGCAAGTTGCCGAACTACAGGCACGGGCCGTCGACATCTGTTCCTTCGAGGCGCAGATGATCCACGGTCTCCTCCAGACCGAGGAGTACGCCCGCGCCGTGCTCGGCACGCTGGACAAGACCAACCTGGACGACCGGACCGCCGTACGCATGGCTCGGCAGCGCATCTTCGAGAAGAACGAGCCGCCGGTCTTCTGGGCGATCCTGAGCGAGGCCGCGCTGTATCTGGAGATCGGCGGCCGGAAGACCATGAGGAACCAACTGGCCCGCCTGTTGACCTATGAGGACGATCCTCGGGTCAACATCCAGATCCTGCCGCATTCGGCCGGAGCGCACGCGGGGCTGACAGGCTCGTACGACCTCTACCGCTTCCCGAGCGATCCGCCCATCGTCTACACCGAGGGCTATGGAAGCGCGCATCCCACGGCGAACCCAGACACTGTCAGGGACTGTTCGCTCCGTTACGATCATCTGCAAGCCGCCGCCCTTTCCCTCAGGGACTCGGCGGAGCTGATCCGGCGCGTGATGGAGGAACGTTATGGGGAACAACGCGATGCCGATGACAGGGACTCAGTGGCGGAAGTCCAGCTACAGCAGTGA
- a CDS encoding DUF6879 family protein has translation MFDSFPGGVSERMDRSTYHADFRRVQESGIRHLNKLERGQDFKERGFSSWEAFAAGEWDRALSLIEEKRDAYARQFREAAQRNILRRRLRVVELPVTPYVQWELFVLRLRVELGDNIKVLDARKISDVEKYRPVPEVVILGDVAMYEVLYDDDGNASGANRFSDRSLIRETSAGFDALYERGDDFHDFFDREIAPLPPPAIAC, from the coding sequence ATGTTTGATTCCTTCCCGGGCGGGGTTTCCGAGCGCATGGATCGCTCCACCTATCATGCGGACTTCCGGCGGGTTCAGGAGAGCGGAATCCGGCACCTGAACAAGCTCGAACGAGGCCAGGACTTCAAGGAACGCGGATTTTCCAGCTGGGAGGCTTTTGCGGCCGGAGAATGGGACCGTGCCCTGTCCCTCATCGAGGAGAAACGAGATGCCTATGCACGGCAGTTCCGTGAGGCGGCACAGCGGAATATTCTGAGGCGCCGTCTTCGCGTGGTGGAGTTGCCTGTGACTCCGTACGTGCAATGGGAACTGTTCGTTCTGCGTCTGCGCGTGGAACTGGGCGACAACATCAAGGTACTCGATGCCCGCAAGATCTCGGACGTTGAAAAATACCGCCCTGTTCCGGAGGTGGTGATTCTCGGGGACGTCGCGATGTACGAGGTGCTCTACGACGATGACGGGAACGCGAGCGGAGCCAATCGCTTCTCCGATCGATCACTGATCCGGGAGACGTCGGCCGGGTTCGACGCGCTGTACGAGCGCGGTGACGACTTCCACGATTTCTTCGACAGGGAAATCGCTCCGCTGCCCCCACCCGCGATCGCTTGCTGA
- a CDS encoding steroid 3-ketoacyl-CoA thiolase, with translation MVAEPVIVEAVRTPIGRRGGALANLHPAYLLGETYRELLGRTGIHADCVEQVVGGTVTHAGEQSMNPARNAWLAMGLPYETAATTVDCQCGSSQQASHMTANMIAAGVIDVGISCGVEAMSRVPLGSGSKHGPGKPFPDEWNVDLPNQFEAAERIARNRQLTRENVDSLGLISQERAAIAWSEERFKKETFAVQVPTTEDEQRAGHGMWRLVDRDEGLRDTSMEALARLKPVMPTAVHTAGNSSQISDGASAIMWASKRMARALKLRPRARIVAQALVGSDPHFHLDGPIDATRAVLGKAGMTLKDIDIVEINEAFASVVLSWAQVFEQDLEKVNVNGGAIALGHPVGATGARLITTALHELERSDKEFALITMCAGGALATGTIIQRL, from the coding sequence ATGGTCGCGGAACCCGTCATCGTGGAAGCCGTACGCACCCCCATCGGCAGGCGCGGCGGAGCGCTCGCCAACCTCCATCCCGCCTATCTCCTGGGCGAGACCTACCGTGAACTGCTGGGCCGCACCGGCATCCACGCCGACTGCGTCGAGCAGGTCGTCGGCGGCACGGTGACCCACGCCGGCGAACAGTCCATGAACCCCGCGCGCAACGCCTGGCTGGCCATGGGCCTGCCGTATGAGACAGCGGCGACCACGGTCGACTGTCAGTGCGGCTCCTCGCAGCAGGCCTCGCACATGACCGCCAACATGATCGCGGCGGGCGTCATCGACGTCGGGATCAGCTGTGGCGTCGAGGCGATGTCACGGGTGCCGCTCGGGTCGGGCTCGAAACACGGACCCGGGAAGCCGTTCCCGGACGAGTGGAACGTCGATCTGCCCAACCAGTTCGAGGCCGCCGAACGCATCGCCCGCAACCGGCAGTTGACCCGTGAGAACGTCGACTCGCTCGGCCTGATCTCGCAGGAGCGGGCGGCCATCGCCTGGTCCGAGGAACGCTTCAAGAAGGAGACGTTCGCCGTCCAGGTACCGACGACGGAGGACGAACAGCGCGCGGGCCACGGCATGTGGCGGCTCGTCGACCGCGACGAGGGCCTGCGCGACACGTCGATGGAGGCACTGGCGCGCCTGAAGCCGGTCATGCCAACTGCCGTGCACACGGCGGGCAATTCCTCACAGATCAGCGACGGCGCGTCCGCCATCATGTGGGCGTCGAAGCGGATGGCGCGGGCGCTGAAGCTGCGGCCCCGGGCGCGGATAGTGGCTCAGGCGCTGGTTGGATCGGACCCGCACTTCCACCTGGACGGGCCGATCGACGCGACCCGTGCCGTGCTCGGCAAGGCGGGCATGACGCTCAAGGACATCGACATCGTCGAGATCAACGAGGCTTTCGCGTCCGTGGTGTTGAGCTGGGCGCAGGTCTTCGAACAGGACCTGGAGAAGGTCAACGTGAACGGCGGTGCGATCGCGCTCGGCCATCCGGTCGGGGCGACGGGCGCACGGCTGATCACCACGGCCCTCCATGAACTGGAGCGCTCCGACAAGGAGTTCGCGCTGATCACGATGTGCGCGGGCGGGGCGCTGGCGACAGGCACGATCATTCAGCGTCTGTAG
- a CDS encoding LysR family transcriptional regulator — translation MSDLDLRLVRYFTVVAEELHFGRAAAVLHLAQPSLSRHVRRLEGELGVRLFDRATQGTQLTEAGRAFLPRAQELLRSAAEAAAVVREVAQPSRVVVGFMTGLIITPAVRALRAGHPEADVHSRFLGWGELPSALLEHRVDVVVGRLPFATEGLSVSVLCEEPRMLLMPVGHRLAGKERVSIDDIADEPVPRFPDPEFNAFWRVDPRPDGRPAPDGPFVRELEDKLEVIAAGEAVAIVPAGAVRKGLRLDLTTVPIEGVAPVPIVLATRAGEERRPLLAAFRACAEEHLHPDNWLATDAE, via the coding sequence ATGAGTGACCTGGACCTGCGCCTCGTCCGCTACTTCACCGTCGTCGCCGAGGAACTGCACTTCGGGCGGGCTGCGGCTGTCCTGCATCTCGCGCAGCCGTCGCTCAGTCGTCATGTGCGGCGGTTGGAGGGGGAGTTGGGGGTGCGGCTCTTCGACCGGGCCACGCAGGGCACTCAACTCACCGAAGCTGGGCGGGCGTTCCTGCCCCGGGCGCAGGAGCTGTTGCGGTCGGCGGCGGAGGCGGCGGCCGTGGTGCGGGAGGTCGCGCAGCCGAGTCGGGTCGTCGTCGGGTTCATGACCGGGCTCATCATCACCCCGGCGGTGCGTGCCCTGCGTGCCGGGCATCCGGAGGCCGACGTGCACAGCCGGTTTCTGGGCTGGGGTGAGTTGCCGTCTGCCTTGCTGGAGCACCGGGTGGATGTGGTGGTGGGCCGACTTCCGTTCGCCACCGAGGGGTTGAGTGTCAGCGTCCTCTGCGAGGAGCCCCGGATGCTGCTGATGCCGGTCGGCCACCGGCTCGCCGGCAAGGAGCGCGTCAGCATCGACGACATCGCCGACGAGCCCGTACCCCGGTTCCCCGACCCGGAGTTCAACGCGTTCTGGCGCGTAGACCCCCGCCCGGACGGCCGCCCCGCGCCGGACGGTCCGTTCGTCCGGGAGCTGGAGGACAAGCTCGAAGTCATCGCGGCGGGCGAGGCGGTGGCGATCGTTCCGGCGGGCGCCGTCAGGAAGGGGCTGCGGCTCGATCTGACGACGGTCCCGATCGAGGGCGTGGCCCCGGTCCCGATCGTGCTGGCCACCCGCGCAGGCGAGGAACGCCGCCCCCTGCTCGCGGCCTTCCGCGCCTGCGCCGAGGAGCACCTGCACCCCGACAACTGGCTTGCTACAGACGCTGAATGA
- a CDS encoding cytochrome P450 encodes MPCPALPDGFDLTDPDLLHHRVPLPEFAELRAAEPVRWIQQPLNIAGFQDEGYWAVTRHADVRYVSTHPEIFSSTLNTAIIRFGEHMTRESIDVQRLILLNMDPPEHTRVRQIVQRGFTPRAIRALEDRLRDRAHSIVAGARAHPGPFDFVTEVACELPLQAIAELIGIPQDDRVKIFEWSNKMIAYDDPEYAITEQVGAESAAELIAYAMGMAAERKQCPAHDIVSTLVAAEDEGNLNSDEFGFFVLMLSVAGNETTRNAITHGMHAFLTHPEQWELYKRERPSTAAEEIVRWATPVNAFQRTATQDTELGGKLIRKGDRVGIFYASANHDPEVFENPDVFDVMRDPNPHLGFGGGGPHYCLGKSLAVLEIDLIFNAIADAMPNLTLTGDPRRLRSAWINGVKELQVNAG; translated from the coding sequence ATGCCCTGTCCAGCTCTCCCCGACGGGTTCGACCTCACCGACCCGGACCTGCTCCACCACCGCGTCCCGCTCCCGGAGTTCGCCGAACTGCGCGCGGCCGAACCGGTGCGCTGGATCCAACAGCCCCTGAACATCGCGGGGTTCCAGGACGAGGGCTACTGGGCCGTGACCCGGCACGCCGACGTCCGGTACGTCTCCACGCACCCGGAGATCTTCTCCTCGACCCTCAACACGGCGATCATCCGCTTCGGCGAGCACATGACGCGCGAGTCGATCGACGTCCAGCGGCTGATCCTGCTCAACATGGACCCGCCCGAGCACACCCGCGTCCGCCAGATCGTCCAACGCGGCTTCACACCGAGGGCGATCCGCGCGCTGGAGGACCGCCTGCGCGACCGCGCCCACTCGATCGTGGCGGGCGCCCGCGCCCACCCCGGCCCCTTCGACTTCGTCACCGAGGTCGCCTGCGAACTGCCCCTCCAGGCCATCGCCGAACTCATCGGCATCCCGCAGGACGACCGCGTCAAGATCTTCGAGTGGTCCAACAAGATGATCGCGTACGACGATCCCGAGTACGCCATCACCGAGCAGGTCGGCGCCGAGTCCGCCGCCGAACTCATCGCCTACGCCATGGGGATGGCCGCCGAGCGCAAGCAGTGCCCGGCCCACGACATCGTCAGCACCCTGGTCGCCGCCGAGGACGAGGGCAACCTGAACTCCGACGAGTTCGGCTTCTTCGTGCTGATGCTCTCGGTGGCCGGGAACGAGACGACCCGCAACGCCATCACCCACGGCATGCACGCGTTCCTCACCCACCCCGAGCAGTGGGAGCTGTACAAGCGGGAACGTCCGTCGACCGCCGCCGAGGAGATCGTCCGCTGGGCCACCCCGGTCAACGCCTTCCAGCGGACCGCGACCCAAGACACCGAGCTGGGCGGCAAGTTGATCCGGAAGGGCGACCGGGTCGGCATCTTCTACGCCTCCGCCAACCACGACCCCGAAGTCTTCGAGAACCCGGATGTCTTCGACGTGATGCGCGATCCGAACCCGCACCTGGGCTTCGGCGGCGGGGGCCCGCACTACTGCCTCGGCAAGTCCCTGGCCGTCCTCGAAATCGACCTGATCTTCAACGCGATCGCGGACGCGATGCCCAACCTGACGCTGACGGGCGACCCGCGCCGGCTGCGGTCGGCATGGATCAACGGGGTCAAAGAGCTTCAGGTGAACGCCGGTTGA
- a CDS encoding DUF397 domain-containing protein translates to MTGTQWRKSSYSSDQGGNCVECAPLGPLAWRKSSYSSDQGGECIEIAETPCPTSSLAIRDSKTPAGPILTLGPAAFTTFVNWSATTAG, encoded by the coding sequence ATGACAGGGACTCAGTGGCGGAAGTCCAGCTACAGCAGTGACCAGGGCGGCAATTGCGTCGAGTGCGCGCCGCTCGGCCCGCTCGCCTGGCGGAAGTCCTCGTACAGCAGTGACCAGGGCGGCGAGTGCATAGAGATCGCCGAAACCCCCTGCCCCACCTCCTCCCTCGCCATCCGCGACTCCAAGACCCCGGCGGGGCCGATCCTCACCCTCGGCCCCGCCGCGTTCACGACCTTCGTCAACTGGTCCGCTACGACGGCTGGTTGA
- a CDS encoding ATP-binding protein: MNEPIPPAMLAVPHRQQYVMHLTVGEHSARHIRRIVRSFLLEWDLRELSDTVELAVTELVANVVRHVPDRRCGLLLLRQTAGVRVEVSDGSSQLPDLHTDFDAESENGRGLVILDAVTDKWGVTRAAGGGKTVWFECS; the protein is encoded by the coding sequence GTGAACGAACCAATTCCCCCCGCCATGCTGGCCGTTCCCCACCGCCAGCAGTACGTCATGCACCTCACCGTGGGTGAACACTCGGCCCGGCACATCCGCCGTATCGTCCGCTCCTTCCTCCTGGAGTGGGACCTGCGGGAGCTGTCCGACACCGTCGAACTCGCCGTGACGGAGCTGGTCGCCAATGTCGTACGGCATGTTCCGGACCGGCGCTGCGGACTGCTGTTGCTGCGCCAGACGGCCGGCGTACGGGTCGAGGTGAGCGACGGATCCTCCCAACTCCCGGATCTGCACACCGACTTCGACGCCGAGTCGGAGAACGGGCGCGGGCTCGTGATCCTGGACGCGGTGACGGACAAGTGGGGGGTGACACGGGCGGCCGGGGGCGGGAAGACGGTGTGGTTCGAGTGTTCCTGA